In one window of Camelina sativa cultivar DH55 chromosome 15, Cs, whole genome shotgun sequence DNA:
- the LOC104745548 gene encoding uncharacterized protein LOC104745548, whose translation MDQIKPEFLKRLTKFIVVSIWVLSLLVTHNFYLYRFTIQLVTHAVDKNYMFLLCNGLLVVVAKCSGLNVSSKPIETSNANKTFDYQDFKSYGTILELEYNCADGIGGTESFLAEEVTTIEEVTKHQETEEDDDEEDDTLADNDGDEVCDLREEEEQDDVELLTSTEEEEMNKKFDEFIRKMKEELRIEARRHLILV comes from the coding sequence ATGGATCAAATAAAACCGGAGTTTCTGAAGAGATTGACGAAGTTCATAGTAGTTTCGATATGGGTTTTATCTCTTTTAGTCACCCACAACTTCTATTTATACAGATTCACGATTCAACTCGTAACACATGCAGTAGATAAGAACTACATGTTCCTCCTCTGCAATGGTCTCTTAGTGGTTGTTGCAAAGTGCTCTGGTTTGAACGTTTCGTCAAAACCAATAGAGACAAGTAATGCTAATAAAACTTTTGATTATCAAGATTTCAAGAGTTACGGTACGATACTGGAACTGGAGTATAACTGTGCTGATGGAATAGGAGGAACAGAGTCCTTTCTTGCAGAGGAAGTTACAACTATTGAAGAAGTTACAAAACATCAAGAAACCGAAGAAGATGACGACGAAGAGGACGACACATTAGCGGATAATGATGGAGATGAAGTGTGTGATCTtcgtgaggaagaagaacaagatgaCGTAGAATTGTTGACATctacggaggaggaggagatgaatAAGAAGTTCGATGAGTTTATCAGAAAGATGAAGGAAGAGCTTAGAATCGAAGCTAGACGTCATTTAATCCTTGTTTGA